From Deltaproteobacteria bacterium, the proteins below share one genomic window:
- a CDS encoding L,D-transpeptidase family protein — MEMYEKPVEVALSPLFAAKGLSYPPKKMALFVMKEERVLELWASDNEKDFFKVTEYPILASSGKLGPKLKEGDRQVPEGIYKIIGFNPNSAFHISMKLNYPNPFDLTMSRKEGRKNPGSDIFIHGNSVSTGCLAMGDDAIEELFTLSYKTGKSNIEVIIFPADPRKGPLVPTVASPAWTGELYKKIEKKFRSITNIKSSSKATGRGRSL, encoded by the coding sequence ATGGAAATGTATGAGAAACCTGTTGAAGTGGCCTTAAGTCCCTTGTTTGCAGCAAAAGGATTGTCTTATCCTCCTAAAAAAATGGCCCTTTTTGTAATGAAAGAGGAGCGGGTTCTGGAACTGTGGGCCAGTGATAATGAGAAAGACTTTTTTAAAGTTACCGAGTATCCCATTCTTGCATCCAGTGGAAAGTTGGGGCCTAAATTGAAAGAGGGGGACAGGCAGGTTCCTGAAGGCATTTACAAAATTATCGGCTTTAACCCAAATAGCGCATTTCATATATCAATGAAATTGAATTATCCGAATCCATTTGACTTAACTATGTCCCGAAAGGAAGGCCGAAAGAATCCGGGCTCGGATATATTTATTCATGGTAACTCAGTGTCAACAGGATGTCTTGCCATGGGTGATGATGCCATTGAAGAACTGTTCACACTTTCATATAAAACGGGAAAGAGCAATATTGAAGTCATCATATTTCCGGCAGATCCGAGAAAGGGTCCGCTGGTTCCAACAGTGGCTTCACCGGCCTGGACAGGTGAGCTTTATAAAAAGATTGAAAAGAAATTTAGATCAATTACAAATATAAAAAGCAGTTCAAAAGCAACGGGCAGAGGCAGGAGCCTATGA